One genomic window of Haloferax mediterranei ATCC 33500 includes the following:
- a CDS encoding molybdopterin synthase translates to MQVFGIVGAGATTLCERLAPQLDGRVATIESLPSGATEAETPESVSETDAVSVAYGLAPNGNWVGTGEGRDLDGLLDDLASQCDYALLSGFPDARVPTLALDGADAANVVAEAETAEAVDINDLAADVDSCEPHITLESLVDRVKADPLADYAGAIATFTGRVRAKENEDDERTVSLEFEKYDGVAETEMATISEELEARDGVHRVLMHHRVGVIEDGADIVFVVVLAGHRTEAFRTVEDGINRLKDEVPIFKKETTTEEEFWVHDR, encoded by the coding sequence ATGCAAGTATTTGGGATCGTCGGCGCGGGTGCGACGACACTCTGCGAACGACTTGCCCCGCAACTGGATGGACGCGTCGCCACTATCGAATCGCTCCCGAGCGGCGCGACAGAGGCGGAAACGCCCGAATCCGTCTCGGAGACGGACGCAGTCTCGGTAGCCTACGGACTCGCACCGAACGGAAACTGGGTCGGTACCGGTGAGGGCCGCGACCTCGACGGACTTCTCGACGACCTCGCGTCGCAGTGCGACTACGCACTGCTCTCTGGATTCCCTGACGCGCGCGTTCCGACGCTCGCACTTGACGGCGCAGACGCTGCAAACGTCGTCGCAGAGGCTGAAACCGCGGAAGCGGTCGATATTAACGACCTCGCGGCCGACGTAGACTCGTGCGAACCCCACATCACTCTCGAATCGCTGGTCGACCGGGTGAAAGCCGACCCGCTCGCGGACTACGCGGGTGCGATTGCGACGTTCACCGGTCGTGTTCGCGCAAAGGAGAACGAAGACGACGAGCGAACGGTCAGCCTCGAATTCGAGAAGTACGACGGTGTGGCGGAGACCGAGATGGCGACCATCTCGGAGGAACTCGAAGCACGGGACGGCGTCCACCGCGTTCTCATGCACCACCGGGTTGGTGTCATCGAAGACGGTGCCGACATCGTGTTCGTCGTCGTCCTCGCCGGCCACCGGACGGAGGCGTTCAGAACAGTCGAAGACGGCATCAATCGTTTGAAAGACGAAGTACCGATATTCAAGAAGGAAACGACAACGGAAGAGGAGTTCTGGGTGCACGACCGCTGA
- a CDS encoding DUF7123 family protein — protein sequence MSATATPSTDASSKEDRLQQYLLDRAKDGEMYFKSKFIADDVGLSPKEIGALMVKLRDSATELTIEKWSYTSATTWRVETA from the coding sequence ATGAGCGCAACAGCAACCCCCTCCACCGACGCCAGCTCCAAGGAAGACCGCCTCCAGCAGTACTTGCTCGACCGTGCGAAAGACGGCGAGATGTACTTCAAGAGCAAATTCATCGCCGACGATGTCGGCCTGTCTCCCAAGGAGATTGGAGCCCTGATGGTCAAGCTTCGTGACTCCGCGACCGAGCTGACTATCGAGAAGTGGTCGTACACGAGTGCGACTACGTGGCGCGTCGAGACTGCGTAA
- a CDS encoding site-2 protease family protein has product MEQSESAGGPPVEALRAVFDVHEVRSNGEQRIYYGTSLVPEQMLVREIWPTFRQAGYDVQARVSGVEQTDVVVVEPISTGIDGVPWKNLTLFLLTVLSTLIVGARAWYYVPFDDIVANPLLILQAWPFTAAILGVLSVHELGHYVMGRYHGVNVSLPYLIPFIFPFGTLGAIIRMRGQMPDRKTLFDIGVAGPLAGLAATIVVTAIGLSLDPLTVPAWALNSSGDVIMFNNPPLLDAIATVLNQPTEYPDPQTTVHPVVIGGWVGMFFTVLNLLPVGQLDGGHMVRAMLGERQESVAAAVPLVLFGLAGYLHYVRGLGINQSVGLWFFWGLLATFIAYNGPADPVDETPLGPGRIAVGLFTFALGAACFLLVPIQVIPA; this is encoded by the coding sequence ATGGAACAGTCCGAATCGGCGGGCGGTCCGCCGGTCGAGGCACTTCGTGCGGTCTTCGACGTACACGAGGTACGCTCAAATGGTGAGCAACGCATCTACTACGGTACATCACTCGTCCCCGAGCAGATGCTCGTCCGCGAAATCTGGCCGACGTTCCGTCAGGCCGGATACGACGTGCAAGCACGGGTCTCCGGCGTCGAGCAGACAGATGTCGTCGTCGTCGAGCCAATTTCAACCGGCATCGACGGTGTGCCGTGGAAGAACCTCACGCTCTTCCTCTTGACTGTCCTCTCGACGTTAATCGTCGGTGCGAGGGCGTGGTACTACGTGCCATTCGACGACATCGTCGCCAACCCGCTTTTGATTCTCCAAGCGTGGCCGTTTACCGCCGCTATCCTCGGTGTCCTCTCGGTTCACGAACTCGGACACTACGTGATGGGCCGATACCACGGCGTCAACGTCTCTCTCCCGTATCTAATCCCGTTTATCTTCCCGTTCGGGACGCTCGGCGCAATCATCCGCATGCGGGGGCAGATGCCCGACCGAAAGACGCTGTTCGACATCGGCGTTGCCGGCCCGCTTGCTGGACTTGCGGCGACAATCGTCGTCACAGCTATCGGACTCTCGCTCGACCCGTTGACGGTCCCAGCGTGGGCACTCAACAGTTCGGGCGACGTGATTATGTTCAACAATCCGCCGCTGCTCGATGCGATTGCCACCGTCCTCAACCAACCGACGGAGTATCCGGACCCCCAAACTACCGTCCACCCCGTCGTCATCGGCGGGTGGGTCGGGATGTTCTTCACCGTCCTGAATCTGCTTCCGGTCGGCCAGCTCGACGGTGGGCACATGGTTCGGGCGATGCTCGGTGAACGCCAAGAATCGGTGGCCGCGGCCGTGCCACTGGTACTGTTCGGTCTCGCGGGATACCTCCACTACGTCCGCGGGCTTGGAATCAACCAGTCCGTCGGACTCTGGTTCTTCTGGGGCCTTCTTGCGACGTTTATCGCCTACAACGGTCCTGCGGACCCGGTCGACGAGACACCGCTCGGACCGGGACGAATCGCCGTCGGGCTGTTTACGTTTGCGCTCGGAGCGGCGTGTTTCCTCCTCGTTCCGATTCAAGTGATTCCGGCCTGA
- the thiL gene encoding thiamine-phosphate kinase, with amino-acid sequence MDERAALRLLDADLPGAGDDAAIVDGLVVTTDMLHEATDFPAGTTRYTAGWRSVGASLSDVAAMGATATCAVAVYAAVELDETELSDFVQGARDVCEAVSAEYVGGDLDTHDEFTTASTAIGRTDDPVLRSGAQPGDLLCVTGELGRSAAAVRLFEAGEVERANDLFCFTPRVETGVALRDSATAMMDSSDGLARSVHQLAEASDCGFELDWDALPVHDVVSEVATDDADRRTLSTYFGEDFELVFTIPEDDLDTARAAASVQITVVGRATEGSDIIADGESVPDRGYTHGDD; translated from the coding sequence ATGGACGAGCGCGCCGCCCTTCGACTGCTCGACGCAGACCTTCCGGGTGCTGGCGACGACGCTGCCATCGTTGACGGTCTCGTCGTCACGACCGACATGCTTCACGAGGCGACGGATTTCCCCGCCGGAACGACCCGGTACACCGCCGGCTGGCGGTCCGTCGGGGCATCGCTGTCGGACGTGGCCGCAATGGGTGCGACCGCCACCTGTGCTGTCGCCGTCTATGCCGCCGTCGAACTCGACGAGACGGAACTCAGCGACTTCGTACAGGGTGCCCGAGACGTTTGTGAGGCGGTTTCAGCAGAATACGTCGGCGGCGACCTCGACACCCACGATGAGTTCACGACGGCGAGTACGGCTATCGGCCGCACCGATGACCCAGTCCTTCGCTCCGGTGCACAGCCGGGCGACCTGTTGTGTGTCACCGGGGAATTAGGCCGGTCTGCCGCTGCCGTCCGTCTGTTCGAAGCGGGCGAGGTGGAGCGCGCTAACGACCTCTTTTGTTTCACTCCCCGTGTCGAAACCGGTGTCGCCCTTCGCGACTCGGCGACGGCGATGATGGATTCGAGCGATGGTCTCGCCCGCTCAGTCCATCAACTCGCCGAAGCGAGCGACTGCGGATTCGAACTCGACTGGGACGCGCTCCCGGTTCACGATGTTGTCTCGGAGGTTGCTACCGACGACGCGGACAGACGGACGCTTTCGACGTACTTCGGTGAAGATTTCGAACTCGTGTTTACGATACCAGAAGATGACCTCGACACCGCCCGCGCGGCCGCTTCTGTCCAGATTACTGTGGTCGGACGCGCGACTGAGGGGTCGGATATCATCGCCGATGGCGAGTCGGTTCCGGACCGCGGCTACACACACGGCGACGACTGA
- a CDS encoding lysylphosphatidylglycerol synthase transmembrane domain-containing protein, translating into MARENIRATLLGFAAAIVVFAVLFYFVGVDKLVERVTMADPAYLAVIFGITLVWLASWGTSLKTVLGVLGVQISVVRSFLVFTGAMFSNNITPFGQAGGEPVTALLISRSTDAEYETGLAAIASVDTLNFVPSITIALIGAGYYATEVTLGRNLEIALTAVVVLAIGVPATVYVAWQRRYDLERRIIRALTPLIRTVARYVPRMPVPSADGINRRINGFFRSIERVGRNPRGLAVALLLSGLGWFCQMVALWVAFRAIGAPIAFSIALFVVPIGAIAGVTPLPGGSGGIEVTLSILIAAAASVSLDVATAGVVIFRGFIYWVPTLLGGIVMSIQSTHGWRP; encoded by the coding sequence ATGGCCCGCGAGAATATTCGTGCGACGCTCCTCGGGTTCGCCGCGGCTATCGTCGTCTTTGCCGTCCTATTCTATTTCGTGGGCGTGGACAAACTCGTCGAGCGAGTGACGATGGCCGACCCCGCATATCTGGCGGTCATCTTTGGTATCACGCTCGTGTGGCTCGCCTCGTGGGGGACCTCGTTGAAGACGGTACTCGGCGTTCTCGGCGTGCAGATATCCGTCGTTCGGTCGTTCCTCGTATTTACGGGTGCGATGTTCTCGAACAACATCACGCCGTTCGGACAAGCCGGCGGGGAGCCTGTGACTGCGCTCCTCATCTCACGGAGTACCGACGCCGAGTACGAGACCGGACTGGCGGCCATCGCGAGTGTAGACACGCTGAACTTCGTCCCGTCTATCACGATTGCCCTCATCGGTGCGGGATACTACGCCACCGAGGTGACGCTCGGTCGAAACCTCGAAATCGCCCTCACCGCCGTCGTCGTCCTCGCCATCGGCGTCCCTGCAACAGTCTACGTCGCGTGGCAACGGCGGTACGACCTCGAACGCCGAATCATTCGGGCCTTGACCCCGCTTATCCGCACCGTCGCACGATACGTTCCGAGAATGCCAGTTCCCTCAGCCGACGGTATCAACCGCCGGATAAACGGATTCTTCCGCTCCATCGAGCGCGTCGGGCGAAACCCGCGAGGGTTGGCGGTCGCACTCTTACTCTCGGGACTCGGGTGGTTCTGTCAGATGGTCGCCCTCTGGGTGGCGTTTCGCGCCATCGGCGCTCCAATCGCGTTCTCTATCGCGCTGTTCGTCGTCCCCATCGGTGCGATTGCGGGTGTGACACCGCTTCCGGGGGGTTCGGGCGGTATCGAGGTGACGCTTTCAATCCTCATCGCCGCGGCCGCTTCGGTCTCGCTCGACGTCGCAACGGCAGGGGTCGTCATCTTCCGGGGATTCATCTACTGGGTCCCGACGCTTCTCGGCGGTATCGTGATGAGTATCCAGAGCACGCACGGTTGGCGACCCTGA
- a CDS encoding 30S ribosomal protein S19e, protein MVTIYDVPADALIEEVAGRLEDRIEQPDWMAFAKSGQTRELPPQQDNFWFIRGASLLRKVAMNGPVGVDRLSTEYGGLKRGSNRYSVSGAHSDTGSKKVIRKLLQQLEEEGFVETAKGEGRRITAEGTSFLDNAASDVLSDLDRPELERYA, encoded by the coding sequence ATGGTAACCATCTATGACGTCCCGGCGGACGCCCTCATCGAAGAGGTCGCCGGACGACTCGAGGACCGTATCGAGCAACCCGACTGGATGGCCTTCGCGAAGAGCGGCCAGACCCGCGAACTCCCGCCACAGCAGGACAACTTCTGGTTCATCCGTGGTGCGAGCCTTCTCCGCAAGGTCGCCATGAACGGCCCCGTCGGTGTCGACCGCCTCTCCACCGAATACGGTGGTCTGAAGCGCGGCAGCAACCGATACAGCGTCTCCGGCGCACACAGCGACACCGGTAGCAAGAAGGTCATCCGCAAGCTCCTCCAGCAGCTCGAAGAGGAAGGCTTCGTCGAGACGGCCAAGGGCGAAGGTCGCCGCATCACGGCCGAGGGTACGAGCTTCCTCGACAACGCCGCATCTGACGTGCTTTCCGACCTCGACCGTCCGGAACTCGAGCGCTACGCGTAA
- a CDS encoding DNA-binding protein yields MSGSQDDERLEELRRKKMQELQEQQAGQQGSAEQQQAEEAAKQRAEQQKQALLKQYLTDEARQRLNAVQMSKPDFAEKVERQIVALAQSGRIQGRIDDDKMKALLKELQPESKSFNIRRR; encoded by the coding sequence ATGAGTGGTAGTCAAGACGACGAGCGACTGGAGGAGCTTCGACGAAAGAAGATGCAGGAACTCCAGGAACAGCAGGCAGGACAACAAGGCTCAGCCGAACAACAGCAGGCAGAGGAGGCCGCAAAACAACGCGCCGAACAGCAGAAACAGGCACTTCTCAAGCAGTATCTGACCGACGAGGCCCGCCAGCGTCTCAACGCGGTGCAGATGTCGAAACCCGACTTCGCCGAGAAAGTCGAGCGCCAAATCGTCGCGCTCGCACAGAGCGGTCGAATTCAGGGCCGCATCGACGACGACAAGATGAAGGCGCTCCTCAAAGAGCTCCAGCCCGAGTCCAAGAGCTTCAACATCCGACGCCGATAA
- a CDS encoding alpha hydrolase, with translation MELALLYSGGKDSSLAALLLDAFYDVTLVTAHFGVTDDWTHAKDAAIELGYEFETLELDRDVAEEATARMVEDGYPRGGIQRVHEHALEAVCGLGFDAVADGTRRDDRVPSISRAQAQSLEDRHGVDYLSPLSGFGRGAVDRLVETHLDVETGPSEEIPKADYEGELRTLIAEEHGREAVDDVFPDHVQSYVHGRR, from the coding sequence GTGGAGCTCGCGCTTCTCTACAGTGGCGGGAAGGACTCTTCGCTCGCTGCGCTGCTTCTCGATGCATTCTACGATGTTACGCTCGTGACGGCACACTTCGGCGTCACCGACGACTGGACGCATGCGAAGGACGCCGCAATCGAACTCGGCTACGAGTTCGAAACGCTCGAACTCGACCGTGATGTCGCCGAGGAAGCGACCGCTCGTATGGTCGAAGACGGCTACCCTCGCGGCGGCATCCAACGGGTTCACGAGCACGCACTCGAAGCAGTCTGCGGGCTGGGTTTCGACGCCGTCGCCGACGGCACACGACGTGACGACCGCGTCCCTTCAATCTCGCGGGCACAGGCGCAGAGTCTCGAAGACCGCCACGGTGTCGATTATCTCTCGCCGCTTTCGGGATTCGGCCGCGGCGCGGTCGACCGCCTCGTCGAGACCCACCTCGACGTGGAGACCGGCCCCTCCGAGGAGATTCCGAAAGCCGACTACGAAGGTGAGCTCAGGACACTCATCGCCGAAGAACACGGTCGGGAAGCGGTCGACGATGTGTTCCCAGACCACGTCCAGAGCTACGTCCACGGACGGCGCTAG
- a CDS encoding EamA family transporter, whose protein sequence is MDPGIFYSVLAAFVWGVYIFVVKRYFPGYPGAVLTVVVNAFAVAWYLPVSIVTFDASSVPSLADIGASGVAIVAGTAVLVGVAFILFVDALDAGDVSYVAPINKLVPVFVLPIEILFLNQYLTGLQVAGVAVATVAVYVANYEGGALLDPLRRAVRSRPAQLALASAACYAASDVGKRVALQELAIPTSVFVPVLFAGAGIAVLPVAVRNWTSVRDDLPKFAVAGGLVAVGEHITSTAFGMVPASIASPIVNTQAVIAVVLGGVVLREARFGTRLVAAFLAVAGVSLIAIGDVEVLFAVVR, encoded by the coding sequence ATGGACCCCGGAATCTTCTATTCCGTACTCGCCGCCTTCGTCTGGGGCGTGTACATCTTCGTCGTGAAGCGGTATTTCCCGGGCTACCCCGGTGCGGTTCTCACCGTCGTCGTCAACGCCTTCGCCGTCGCGTGGTATCTCCCCGTCTCGATAGTGACGTTCGACGCCTCGTCGGTTCCGTCACTGGCCGATATCGGCGCGAGTGGAGTCGCTATCGTCGCTGGAACAGCGGTGCTCGTCGGGGTCGCGTTCATCCTGTTCGTCGACGCCCTCGATGCGGGCGACGTGTCTTACGTCGCGCCGATCAACAAACTGGTCCCGGTGTTCGTGTTGCCCATCGAGATTCTCTTCTTGAATCAGTACCTCACAGGGCTTCAGGTGGCTGGCGTCGCCGTTGCAACCGTGGCGGTCTACGTGGCGAACTACGAAGGTGGCGCACTGCTCGACCCGCTCAGGCGGGCGGTTCGCTCCCGTCCGGCACAACTCGCGTTGGCGAGTGCGGCCTGTTACGCCGCCAGCGACGTTGGGAAGCGCGTCGCGCTACAGGAACTCGCAATTCCGACGAGCGTGTTCGTTCCCGTCCTCTTCGCGGGGGCGGGAATAGCCGTGCTCCCCGTCGCAGTCCGTAACTGGACGAGCGTCCGCGACGACCTGCCGAAGTTCGCCGTAGCCGGGGGACTCGTCGCCGTGGGCGAGCACATCACGTCGACGGCCTTTGGGATGGTCCCCGCAAGTATCGCCTCCCCAATCGTCAACACGCAAGCGGTCATCGCCGTGGTTCTCGGCGGAGTCGTCCTCCGCGAGGCGCGCTTCGGGACGCGCCTCGTCGCGGCCTTCCTCGCCGTCGCCGGGGTCTCGCTCATCGCTATCGGCGACGTTGAGGTTCTCTTCGCAGTTGTGCGGTAA
- the hisS gene encoding histidine--tRNA ligase has translation MYDRLKGFRDFYPGEMSARREVIDTVETAAAQYGFREIGTPYLERTQMYVDKSGEEIVEELYAFEDKGGREVTLTPELTPTVARMVVAKQQALSKPIKWVSTRPFWRYEQVQQGRFREFYQTNADIFGSSEPEADAEILAFAADALTDLGLTADDFEFRVSHRDILGGLLRSFDADVHVTDAIRAVDKSEKVEREEYLGLLSDAGLTYDQASEFADLLERGDLDEIADFGGENVEAAVENLRNVLAAAEDFGAGEYCEVSLTTARGLDYYTGVVFECFDSTGDVSRATFGGGRYDDLIESFGGQPTPAVGVGIGNATLQLLCQRAGVWPEEELTTDYYVLTVGDTRSVASRIARDLREAGNVVEVDVSDRSFGAQMSYADSVNASTVVIVGERDLENGEVTVKDMESGEQTTAPVDDFPGGRDEPTSDDFE, from the coding sequence ATGTACGACCGACTCAAGGGGTTTCGTGACTTCTATCCCGGGGAGATGTCGGCCCGGCGCGAGGTAATCGACACCGTCGAAACCGCCGCCGCCCAGTACGGGTTCCGCGAAATCGGGACGCCGTACCTCGAACGGACCCAGATGTACGTCGACAAGTCCGGCGAGGAAATCGTCGAAGAGCTATACGCCTTCGAGGACAAGGGTGGCCGCGAGGTTACCCTCACGCCCGAACTGACGCCGACCGTCGCCCGGATGGTCGTCGCGAAACAGCAGGCGCTCTCGAAGCCCATCAAGTGGGTCTCGACCCGCCCCTTCTGGCGCTACGAGCAGGTCCAGCAGGGTCGCTTCCGCGAGTTCTACCAGACGAACGCCGACATTTTCGGCTCCTCGGAACCCGAGGCCGACGCCGAGATTCTGGCCTTTGCGGCCGACGCGCTCACCGACCTCGGACTTACGGCCGATGATTTCGAGTTCCGCGTCTCGCACCGCGACATTCTCGGCGGCCTCCTCCGGTCGTTCGACGCCGACGTGCACGTGACGGATGCGATTCGGGCCGTCGACAAGTCCGAGAAAGTCGAACGCGAAGAGTACCTTGGACTGCTCTCCGACGCCGGACTCACCTACGACCAGGCAAGCGAGTTCGCCGACCTCCTCGAACGCGGCGACCTCGACGAGATTGCCGACTTCGGCGGCGAAAACGTCGAAGCCGCGGTCGAGAACCTTCGGAACGTCCTCGCGGCGGCCGAGGACTTCGGCGCTGGCGAGTACTGCGAAGTCTCGCTCACGACCGCCCGCGGTCTCGACTACTACACTGGCGTCGTCTTCGAGTGTTTCGACTCCACGGGCGATGTGTCCCGCGCGACCTTCGGCGGGGGCCGCTACGACGACCTCATCGAATCCTTCGGCGGCCAGCCAACCCCCGCAGTCGGCGTCGGCATCGGAAATGCGACGCTCCAACTGCTCTGCCAACGCGCCGGCGTCTGGCCCGAAGAGGAACTGACGACCGACTACTACGTCCTCACCGTCGGCGACACCCGGTCCGTCGCTTCCCGAATCGCCCGCGACCTCCGCGAGGCGGGCAACGTCGTCGAAGTCGACGTCTCCGACCGGAGTTTCGGCGCGCAGATGTCCTACGCCGACTCGGTTAACGCGAGCACGGTCGTCATCGTCGGCGAGCGCGACCTCGAAAACGGCGAAGTCACCGTCAAAGACATGGAAAGCGGCGAACAGACGACCGCCCCCGTCGACGACTTCCCGGGCGGCCGCGACGAACCGACCTCCGACGACTTCGAATAG
- a CDS encoding universal stress protein: MYETILVPLDGSAPSEVALDHALDLAASMDATIHALYVVDERTLHATQLDAGGLMSAYEEEGEDIVSEAADEATEAGVEVVTAIEHGSPHQAILQYSEEADIDLLVMGTHGRSGLRRYLIGSVTERVLRLADMPVLTIRAEETPVEGE; the protein is encoded by the coding sequence ATGTACGAAACGATTCTCGTGCCACTCGACGGAAGTGCCCCCAGCGAAGTGGCGCTTGACCACGCACTCGACCTCGCGGCGAGCATGGATGCGACGATTCACGCCCTCTACGTTGTCGACGAGCGCACGCTTCATGCGACTCAACTCGACGCCGGTGGTCTCATGAGCGCCTACGAGGAAGAAGGCGAAGACATCGTCTCCGAGGCCGCAGACGAGGCTACCGAGGCGGGTGTCGAAGTTGTGACTGCAATCGAACACGGGTCGCCACATCAGGCAATCCTCCAGTACTCCGAGGAAGCCGATATCGACCTGTTAGTGATGGGAACGCACGGCCGAAGCGGCCTCAGACGGTACCTCATCGGAAGCGTTACGGAGCGCGTCCTGCGATTGGCCGACATGCCGGTACTCACCATCCGAGCCGAAGAGACTCCCGTCGAAGGAGAGTAG
- the truA gene encoding tRNA pseudouridine(38-40) synthase TruA, with the protein MRAFRVAYDGRPFHGFQRQPDVPTVEDAIFDACRSLGVCDEDADPTAYAAAGRTDAGVSALAQTVAFECPNWCTPRALNSELPATVRAWAAADVPDDFHARHRPTRREYVYDLHAPSDAFDDDRAAAVLDELRGEHDFHNLTPDDWGTVRTIDGDLSRDGDFLVIRVEAGGFARELVRRLVSLVRAVASGAAPMEKVDDVLGSEHLEGPDGVPPAPPTPLVLTAVDYPAVEFEVDPEAAESTVRAFNERALADRIGWRVGSRIRDGVDSA; encoded by the coding sequence ATGCGCGCTTTCCGTGTCGCCTACGACGGCCGCCCGTTTCACGGATTTCAGCGACAACCGGACGTTCCGACCGTCGAGGACGCCATCTTCGACGCCTGCCGTTCCCTCGGAGTCTGCGACGAGGATGCTGACCCGACCGCATACGCCGCCGCCGGCCGGACCGACGCGGGCGTCTCCGCGCTCGCCCAAACCGTCGCGTTCGAGTGCCCGAACTGGTGTACGCCGCGAGCCTTAAATTCGGAACTCCCGGCGACAGTCAGGGCGTGGGCCGCCGCCGACGTCCCCGACGATTTCCACGCGAGACACCGACCGACTCGCCGCGAATACGTCTACGACCTGCACGCGCCGAGCGACGCGTTCGACGACGACCGGGCCGCCGCCGTCCTCGACGAACTCCGCGGCGAACACGACTTTCACAACCTCACGCCCGACGATTGGGGGACCGTCCGAACCATCGACGGCGACCTGAGCCGCGACGGGGATTTCCTCGTTATCCGCGTCGAGGCCGGCGGGTTCGCCCGTGAACTCGTCCGTCGACTCGTCTCACTCGTTCGTGCTGTCGCGTCGGGAGCGGCACCGATGGAGAAAGTCGACGACGTACTCGGCTCGGAGCACCTCGAAGGACCCGACGGCGTGCCGCCCGCCCCGCCGACGCCGCTTGTTCTCACCGCCGTCGACTACCCGGCCGTCGAGTTCGAGGTCGACCCCGAGGCTGCTGAGAGCACGGTTCGGGCGTTCAACGAGCGGGCGCTCGCGGACCGAATCGGCTGGCGCGTCGGGTCGCGAATCCGTGACGGCGTCGACAGCGCGTAG
- a CDS encoding HAD family hydrolase, with translation MCYDAVIFDNDGVLTEPTLLEVEREAVRRAFAEFGVDPTTEAIDGVIHGGLTHLRRICAVHDVPVDEFWSSHETHAATTQLECLENGTKPLYDDVHELDDIEHPLAVVSNNQHATIKHILDVFDLGDRFEVAYGREPTVEGARVKKPNPHYIERAMDRLGVESALYVGDSNVDVVAANRAGIDSAFVRRPHREGYKLAADPTYELDSLAELPAVC, from the coding sequence ATGTGCTACGACGCTGTCATCTTCGACAACGACGGCGTACTGACGGAACCGACGCTACTCGAAGTCGAGCGCGAAGCAGTCCGGCGGGCGTTCGCCGAGTTCGGCGTGGACCCGACGACGGAGGCGATTGATGGCGTCATCCACGGTGGACTCACGCATCTGCGCCGCATCTGTGCGGTCCACGACGTGCCGGTCGACGAGTTTTGGTCGAGTCACGAGACGCACGCCGCCACTACGCAGTTGGAGTGCCTCGAAAACGGGACGAAACCACTGTACGACGACGTACACGAGCTCGACGACATCGAGCACCCACTCGCCGTCGTGAGCAATAATCAGCATGCGACTATCAAACACATTCTCGACGTGTTCGACCTCGGGGACCGCTTCGAAGTCGCCTACGGCCGCGAACCGACGGTCGAGGGTGCCCGCGTCAAGAAACCGAATCCACACTACATCGAGCGTGCAATGGACCGCCTCGGCGTCGAAAGCGCCCTCTACGTCGGTGACAGCAACGTCGACGTGGTCGCCGCCAACCGCGCCGGTATCGACTCGGCGTTCGTCCGCCGTCCCCACCGCGAGGGCTACAAACTCGCCGCGGACCCGACGTACGAACTCGATTCGTTAGCCGAGTTACCCGCAGTGTGCTGA